The nucleotide window CAACACGAATCAATTCAGCTTTCTTTTTTTGATTTTCTCTAAGTCTGGTTCATCATGTTTTGCAATTGAGTAAGAACCAGTTGTTAAAATTTCCTCGATAACTCCATCACACCAAACAGCAAAATATGGATCAAGCCATCGAGCAAAACTAAGAATTAGTTTTTTGTGAATCCAAGTTCCTTGAGCTTTTTTGTTGTTTCCACCCTTACGAATAAAGATTAAGTTTTCGATGTGGAAATTTCCCACATCGGTCAAAGCTTCGATATATTCGATAGTTTGCTTTGCTCGTTTCCATTCTCGAACATCTTTTCCAAAGTTTTTAGCTGTTTCTGTTGCATTGAGATAAAGATTTTCAGATTTTAAAAAATCAATCTCAATTTTACCTTTGTAGTTGTATGTTAAAATACTTTCATTCATTTATAAAGCCTGTGAATGATTTTTGATTAGGAAGTCGTAATTCCTAGTCATCATTATATTGGTTTAAAGATAAATTCTAGCTTAAATATACTAAATTTTAGTTTTTTTGGAGATTGTAGTTGAGTTACATAGAACTTAGGAAATCACTTAAAATTCACAAAATCACAATAAAACAATTGACGAGAATTTTGGGAATTAGTCATTCAACCCCAAATGTTTGGAAAAACAAACAGGAAATTCCTAAATATGTTGAAGCTTGGTTAAATGTTTTTCAAATGT belongs to Thiovulum sp. ES and includes:
- a CDS encoding KilA-N domain-containing protein (PFAM: KilA-N domain) translates to MNESILTYNYKGKIEIDFLKSENLYLNATETAKNFGKDVREWKRAKQTIEYIEALTDVGNFHIENLIFIRKGGNNKKAQGTWIHKKLILSFARWLDPYFAVWCDGVIEEILTTGSYSIAKHDEPDLEKIKKRKLN